One part of the Bacillus sp. FJAT-45350 genome encodes these proteins:
- the bcd gene encoding branched-chain amino acid dehydrogenase — protein sequence MELFKYMENYDYEQVVVCQDKQSGLKAIIAIHDTTLGPALGGTRMWMYESEEAAFEDALRLAKGMTYKNAAAGLNLGGGKTVIIGDPRKDKNEEMFRAFGRYIQGLNGRYITAEDVGTTVADMDLIHDETDYVTGISPAFGSSGNPSPVTAYGVYVGMKAAAKEAFGTDSLEGKTIAVQGVGNVAYNLCRHLHEEGASLIVTDINKEAVERVVNEFNAKAVDINDIYSVECDIFAPCALGAIINDDTIPKIKAKVIAGAANNQLRENRHGDRIHEMGIVYAPDYVINAGGVINVADELYGYNSERALKKVEGIYDNIEKVLEISKRDKVPTYLAADRMAEERIERMRRSRKQFLQNGHHILSRR from the coding sequence ATGGAATTATTTAAATACATGGAGAACTACGACTATGAACAGGTAGTCGTTTGCCAAGATAAACAATCAGGTTTAAAAGCAATCATTGCTATTCACGATACAACGTTAGGTCCTGCATTAGGTGGTACTAGAATGTGGATGTATGAGTCAGAAGAAGCTGCTTTTGAAGATGCACTACGTTTAGCCAAAGGAATGACTTATAAAAATGCAGCAGCAGGGCTTAACCTTGGTGGCGGGAAAACAGTAATTATTGGTGATCCTCGTAAGGATAAAAACGAAGAAATGTTTAGAGCATTTGGACGTTATATCCAAGGGTTAAATGGTCGGTATATTACAGCTGAGGACGTTGGTACAACGGTTGCTGACATGGATCTAATTCATGACGAAACTGATTATGTAACAGGGATTTCCCCGGCATTTGGTTCTTCTGGAAACCCATCTCCAGTTACTGCATATGGTGTGTACGTTGGTATGAAAGCTGCAGCGAAGGAAGCATTTGGTACAGATTCTCTTGAAGGTAAAACGATTGCTGTTCAAGGCGTAGGGAATGTTGCCTACAATCTTTGTCGTCACCTTCACGAAGAAGGGGCTTCATTAATTGTAACGGATATTAATAAAGAAGCTGTTGAAAGAGTCGTAAATGAATTTAATGCAAAAGCAGTAGATATTAATGATATTTATAGCGTAGAATGTGACATTTTCGCTCCTTGTGCCTTAGGTGCAATTATTAATGATGATACGATTCCTAAAATTAAGGCGAAAGTCATTGCTGGTGCAGCAAATAATCAATTAAGAGAAAACCGTCACGGAGATAGAATTCATGAAATGGGCATTGTGTATGCGCCAGACTATGTAATTAATGCAGGTGGAGTAATCAATGTGGCTGATGAGCTTTATGGCTACAATAGTGAACGTGCATTGAAAAAGGTTGAAGGTATTTACGATAACATAGAGAAAGTTCTTGAGATTTCTAAGAGAGATAAGGTTCCAACGTATTTAGCAGCAGACAGAATGGCAGAAGAAAGAATAGAACGTATGCGTAGATCGCGTAAGCAATTCTTACAAAATGGTCACCATATTTTAAGTCGTAGATAA
- a CDS encoding sigma-54 interaction domain-containing protein, producing the protein MKKVVIIGAGKGGTSLLTMLKELEMIEVIAVADINPEAIGLSVARDYGIKTSLNWKEVISSSVDVVVEATGNDALVEELHNTCDMNTSIIPSSVANVIFNLIEEKENLIREMENYASIKETILNSTSDGMVAIDNNSIVTLFNRAAERMSDKRAYEALGKPISEVLPSSLLPRVLKSGVEERNQEQVLDSGTSIITTRVPMLEGNTQIGALAVFKDITEIQAMAEQVTNLKSIQTMLEAIIKSSDDAISVVDENGNGIMINPAYTRLTGLSPEEVIGKPATADIYEGDSMHLHVLKTKKPVRSVRMKVGPKRKDVVVNVAPVIVDGKIKGSVGVVHDMSEIKQVTEELARARQIIRTLEAKYSFDDIIGQSDEIKLAIEQAKVAAGTPVTILLRGESGTGKELFAHAIHNESDRKYNKFIRVNCAAISESLLESELFGYEEGAFSGAKRGGKRGLFEEANKGSIFLDELGELSANTQAKLLRVLQEKEIVRVGGTKAISVDVRVIAATNVNLEKGISENTFREDLYYRLNKMPIHIPPLRERKEDLQNLSVYLIQKINQDFGRNIESIDNEALEKLKKYDWPGNVRELENVLARAIIYMHYGEQVIKKSHIPHLQSDEAGVEIFPKQEVIAETSLSLMVEQFEKEKIIEALNQCNGNKTAVAKKLQISVRNLYYKMEKYKIDKSNMQ; encoded by the coding sequence GTGAAGAAGGTAGTGATTATTGGTGCTGGGAAAGGTGGCACGTCGTTACTAACGATGCTGAAGGAATTAGAGATGATCGAAGTTATTGCGGTCGCTGATATTAACCCGGAGGCAATTGGCTTATCTGTGGCAAGGGATTATGGAATTAAAACAAGTCTTAATTGGAAAGAAGTTATTTCTAGCTCTGTGGATGTTGTAGTGGAGGCAACTGGAAATGATGCACTTGTCGAAGAGTTACATAATACATGCGATATGAATACATCAATCATTCCTAGCTCTGTAGCGAATGTCATATTTAATTTAATAGAAGAAAAAGAAAATTTGATAAGAGAAATGGAGAATTATGCCTCAATAAAAGAAACGATATTAAACTCTACTTCAGATGGCATGGTGGCAATTGATAATAATAGTATCGTGACACTTTTTAACCGGGCAGCGGAACGGATGTCTGACAAAAGAGCTTATGAGGCATTAGGAAAACCAATTTCTGAAGTTCTCCCTTCAAGTCTTCTACCGCGAGTTTTAAAGTCTGGAGTAGAAGAAAGAAACCAGGAGCAGGTGCTTGATAGCGGGACAAGTATCATTACAACTAGAGTTCCAATGCTTGAAGGTAACACCCAAATTGGTGCACTAGCTGTTTTTAAAGATATTACCGAAATACAAGCAATGGCAGAGCAAGTAACAAATTTAAAAAGCATACAAACAATGTTAGAGGCTATTATCAAGTCTTCCGACGATGCCATTTCAGTAGTGGATGAAAATGGAAATGGAATTATGATTAATCCAGCCTATACTAGGTTGACGGGATTATCTCCTGAAGAGGTAATTGGTAAACCTGCAACAGCTGATATTTATGAGGGAGATAGTATGCATTTACATGTATTAAAAACTAAAAAGCCGGTTCGTAGTGTACGAATGAAGGTAGGACCAAAACGTAAAGATGTCGTTGTTAATGTAGCCCCTGTTATTGTAGATGGCAAGATTAAAGGAAGTGTCGGTGTCGTTCATGATATGTCGGAAATTAAACAGGTGACCGAGGAGTTAGCGAGAGCTAGACAGATCATTCGTACATTAGAAGCGAAATACTCATTTGATGATATTATTGGACAATCTGATGAAATTAAGCTTGCAATCGAACAGGCAAAGGTCGCAGCAGGTACACCCGTTACTATATTATTACGTGGAGAGTCTGGGACGGGTAAAGAGTTATTTGCTCATGCGATACATAACGAAAGTGATCGGAAGTACAATAAATTTATTCGAGTGAATTGTGCTGCTATATCAGAGTCTCTGCTTGAAAGTGAGCTTTTTGGTTATGAAGAAGGAGCCTTTTCAGGTGCCAAGCGTGGCGGAAAAAGAGGTCTATTTGAAGAAGCGAATAAGGGTAGTATATTTTTGGATGAACTTGGTGAACTCTCTGCAAACACTCAAGCGAAGTTGTTACGAGTATTACAGGAAAAAGAAATCGTTCGAGTGGGTGGAACAAAAGCAATTTCTGTGGATGTGAGAGTCATAGCGGCAACGAATGTAAATTTAGAAAAAGGTATAAGTGAAAACACTTTTAGGGAAGATTTATATTATAGATTGAATAAGATGCCAATACATATACCACCACTCCGTGAAAGAAAAGAAGATTTACAGAACTTATCTGTTTACTTAATTCAGAAGATTAATCAAGATTTTGGACGCAATATTGAGAGTATTGATAATGAGGCATTAGAAAAGCTAAAAAAATATGACTGGCCTGGAAATGTTCGTGAACTTGAAAATGTACTAGCTAGAGCAATTATTTATATGCACTACGGGGAGCAAGTAATAAAAAAGAGTCATATCCCTCACTTACAATCGGATGAAGCGGGTGTAGAAATTTTTCCTAAGCAAGAGGTCATAGCTGAGACCTCATTATCTTTAATGGTGGAGCAATTTGAAAAAGAAAAGATCATTGAAGCACTTAACCAATGTAATGGAAACAAAACAGCTGTGGCGAAAAAACTGCAAATTTCTGTTCGTAATTTATACTATAAAATGGAAAAATATAAAATTGACAAAAGTAACATGCAGTAA
- a CDS encoding DUF2627 domain-containing protein, translating to MTLQRFIALLILVIPAVIAGYGIKLMRDTVFQILHQPFPFLSLQFISGLILTILGVAFIGGFIFHRDRKNNKIAPRFQKPKDEATRT from the coding sequence ATGACTTTACAACGGTTTATTGCACTTTTAATTTTAGTTATTCCAGCAGTTATCGCTGGTTATGGCATAAAGCTTATGCGAGACACGGTTTTTCAAATATTACATCAACCATTCCCATTTCTATCATTACAATTTATATCAGGACTAATTCTTACAATTTTAGGTGTAGCCTTCATAGGTGGATTTATTTTTCATCGAGATCGTAAAAATAATAAAATTGCTCCACGTTTTCAAAAGCCAAAAGACGAAGCGACTAGAACATAG